Proteins from a genomic interval of Acyrthosiphon pisum isolate AL4f unplaced genomic scaffold, pea_aphid_22Mar2018_4r6ur Scaffold_17973;HRSCAF=18647, whole genome shotgun sequence:
- the LOC100574840 gene encoding kelch-like protein 2, with product MENTNQIPDSRRCKPDKLYKKSLFVDIYERLQSLWNGEFFCDVKLQTDDQKIISAHKVILSAASPYFHAMFTNFAERNHDLVALRQIDHTALLLLVNFIYSGKISVTEENVLVIIDI from the exons ATGGAAAATACGAATCAAATACCAGATTCCAGGAGATGTAAACCagacaaattgtataaaaaatcattatttgtaGATATATATGAAAGATTGCAATCCTTATGGAA TGGTGAGTTTTTTTGTGATGTTAAACTACAAACGGatgatcaaaaaataatatccgCACATAAAGTGATTTTATCAGCAGCTAGCCCGTATTTCCATGCCATGTTCACAAATTTTGCAGAAAGGAATCATGATCTTGTGGCATTAAGACAGATAGATCATACTGCTTTACTGCTCTTAGTGAACTTTATTTATTCTGGAAAAATCTCGGTCACTGAAGAAAACGTCCTGGTAATAATAGATATA